The Clostridiales bacterium FE2011 sequence AGGTGCTGAATTGGTCTGCAGAGATGCCACCAGTGCGTGACCGATTTCGTGATAGGAAACAATCTTTTTTTCATTCTCAGACAAGACTGCATTTTTACGCTGATAACCGGCGATAACCGTTTCCACACTTTCCATCAGGTCGTCCTGTGTTACAGTATCGCGGCCCAGCCGCACCGCACGCAGCGCTGCCTCATTGATGATATTGGCCAGTTCCGCGCCGCTTGCACCGCTTGTTGCCCTGGCGACAGCTTTCAGGTCAATGTTATCGGCCATTCTGATCCCCTTGCTGTGCACACGCAGAATCGCTTCACGGCCACCGACATCGGGCAGTTCAACCGGAATCCTTCTGTCAAAACGACCTGGGCGCAGAAGAGCTGGATCCAGGGATTCAGGTCGGTTGGTTGCTGCCAGTATGACCACACCCTTTTTCCCGTCAAAGCCATCCATTTCTGTCAGCAACTGATTCAGAGTCTGTTCACGCTCATCATTGCCGCCGATGCCGGCTCCGGTATCTCTTTTTTTGCCGATTGTATCAATTTCATCAATAAAAACGATACAAGGTGCCTTTTCGTTCGCCTGTTTGAACAGGTCCCTGACTTTTGCTGCACCCATACCGACAAACATCTCTACAAATTCGCTGCCGGAAATGGAAAAGAAAGGAACCTTGGCCTCACCGGCAACAGCTTTCGCCAGCAAAGTTTTACCTGTTCCGGGAGGTCCGACAAGCAGCGCACCTTTAGGCAGTTTGGCGCCAATGGAGGCATATTTACCCGGGTGTTCCAGAAAATCAACAATCTCTTTCAGTGCTTCCTTGGCTTCTTCCTCACCGGCTACATCTTCGAAAGTTACACCCGTTGATTCTGAAGCAACAATCTTTGCACCGGATTTACCGAAGCTCAGCGCATTCATCCCGCCTATCATCCGCTTTGATAATATCCGGCCCAATGCCCAGAACAGTGCGATCGGGATTATCCAGCTGATGATAAAGCTGATCAGCGGATTGTTCTGAGTTGGGATTTGTGCGGAAAACGAGACTCCGGCATCCTCCAGCCGTTGGCGCAGACTGCTATCCGGGAAAACCGCTGTCTTGCAGATGCTGTCCTGTCCGTCTTTGCCTTTGGTGATGAAAATCAATTGTTCTCCGTTTTCATCCATGGATACTTCTGATACCTGTTTTGAATCCACCATTTTCAGAAAATCGCTGTAACCGACTTCCTGAACCTGGCGCTGCAAAAGCATCGGAAAAACGAACGCATTCAGAAGCATAATCACGATGACTGCAACAGCCATGTAGAAAATGAGCGGCTTTTTATTCTGATTGGAATCACTAATCATAAGACCATCTCCTTCTTAATGGTATCTTATATCCTGAACATGAAGGACAAGTGAAAAGCGGAAGAAATAACAGGAAAAAAACTGCAGAAAAAGCAAAGGACCCCGACTCACGATTGAGCCGGAGCCCTCTGATTTTCTATACATGGGCCGATTGGCGGGTATGTCAGTTAACCTTCGATCAGGATCTGCTTCTTCTCATTAACCTTCTGCTGTTCCTTCTTCGGAATCGTCAGACTCAGCACACCGTTTTCATACTTCGCCTTGATGTCCTCCTCGGTCACAGTTTCACCGACATAGAAGCTGCGCTGCATTGTGCCGGTGTACCGCTCTTGGCGCAGGACTTTACCTTTCTTATTCTCCTGCTTCTTTTCCAGTGCTTTCTCTGTCGCTATGGTCAGATAACCATTTTCCAGATTCAGCTTGATTTCTTCTTTCTTGAATCCGGGCAGATCCACATCGACTTCGTATCCTTCATCCGTTTCCTTTACATCCGTCTTCATCATGTGCTGTGCATTTCTGCCGTAAAGAACATGCTCAGGACGGGTAAATCCACGGAAGAAGTTCCCGTCAAGGTCATCAAAGACATCCATCAGGTTCTCACCAAATACGCTGGGAAGATAAGTACTCATAATAACAACCTCCATTCATGGCCTTCATCGCCGGGCTTCTCACCCGTCATGCCGGGTCGCAATCTGGCCTTTATGCAGGTCGTGCACTTTGTGGTCTCCGGCCACCCCGTTCTCCCGAACGCTGATTATATTATATTCATTGATCAAAGAAAGTCAAACTTAAGATTGGCCGATTTACTCCGTTATCCGGCGACTGTATGCTTTTTGTCCCTCTTAGTCTGTTTTCCTGAGAATTTCTGGATAATTCATTGTATTTCTAAAGATTTTCATTTGCGGATTTTTTGTCTCCAAAATCAATGCTCTGAATTTTCTGCATAGATATATCCAGGATTTTTGAGTATTTAACTGTCAGTTGAAAGACAAATCCTTTTTTAATATCCAGAAGCATGAATCCTTGATTCTTCTCCTCGATCAGCAAAAAAAGATTTGCTGCCGAAAAGCGCTGAACCCTTGTGTTTTCAATGAATTTCTGATTGATCGGCACTTTCATTGACTACTCCTCCTCCATAGAATCGTAGTAGTAATCACTCTGTTGCCGAACAAAGTCAACTATAAACCTTATCCGGCTGGCACTGATCAATCTGCTAAGCCGATAAAGCCGGAACATATTCGCTTGATCAATAATATGATTTACTGCTGAAAAAGCGCCGAACCCTTGTTTTTCAAAGGCCGGCGTTTTTTCATATAGCGTTGATTTTCATATTTTCGGCAAAATATCACCAGTAGTAGTAAAACAGTAGTAATTTCCTTTTTATCTGCCGCGTTTTAGGGGCGTCCTGCCAACCCCTTAGTCACTGTTGCCATGTCACACCGCCTGATGTTGTACTTACACCGACTGTTCTGCTTCTATGTTTCTGTATGACTCCCTCCTCCAGGATCTAAACCCTCAACATATCCGGAACACATTCTGCAAAGAGACAATCCTAATTTTGCATTTGGACTTTGCCATTCTCACAATTTAGCAGATTTTATTCTTTTGTAACAATATTTATAAAAATTTAATTTTTAATTTGAATTTTTCATTGCCATTTTTCTTTCCTTGTGCTAAACTGTGGAAGTTAGCCCTGGTTTGCCGCCGGGCGGCTGCATCCGTTGAAAAACGGGTGTTCCGGTGGGAAATCAAACCCCGTCTCTTTAGGCGCTGGCAGACTGCACCTTCCATAGCAGTCCGTCAGTGTTGTTGTGCGCCTGCTTTCACCAGGAGCCAACATGGAGTCGAGTTTCGCGGTGCCTGGTTGGGTTGCCTCGCCCCATGCGAAACAAAACTTTTCCCGGTTGACCATTTAGGTCAAACAACATACGGAGGTGTATTACTTAAAATGGCACGCATTGCAGGTGTTGACCTGCCCAGAGAAAAGCGCGTTGAGATCGGCCTGACCTACATCTACGGCATCGGCCTGACCACTTCGCAGAAGATGCTCGCGGAAGTCGGTGTGAATCCCGACACACGGGTAAAGGATCTCTCCGAGACCGAAATCAGCAAGCTGCGTGAATACATTGAGCACAACCTGAAGGTGGAAGGTGATCTTCGCCGTGAAGTTTCGCTCAACATCAAGCGTCTGATTGAGATCGGCTGCTATCGCGGCGTTCGTCATCGTCATGGCCTTCCCGTTCGCGGACAGAATACCAAGCAGAATGCCCGCACCCGTAAGGGCCCCAAGAAGACCATCGCCGGCAAGAAGAAAGCCACCAAGTAAGTCTCTGACTGAATTGATTCCGCTTTTATGCGGATAATACGGAGGGAGTAAAATCAATGGCACCTAAGCAAAAGCTGAAGAAGGCTACGCGTAAACGCCGCGAACGGAAGCTCGTTGAGCGCGGCGCTGCCCATATCCGTTCTTCTTTCAACAATACCATCGTGACCATCACTGACACCCAGGGCAA is a genomic window containing:
- the rpsM gene encoding 30S ribosomal protein S13 encodes the protein MARIAGVDLPREKRVEIGLTYIYGIGLTTSQKMLAEVGVNPDTRVKDLSETEISKLREYIEHNLKVEGDLRREVSLNIKRLIEIGCYRGVRHRHGLPVRGQNTKQNARTRKGPKKTIAGKKKATK
- the ftsH gene encoding ATP-dependent zinc metalloprotease FtsH; amino-acid sequence: MISDSNQNKKPLIFYMAVAVIVIMLLNAFVFPMLLQRQVQEVGYSDFLKMVDSKQVSEVSMDENGEQLIFITKGKDGQDSICKTAVFPDSSLRQRLEDAGVSFSAQIPTQNNPLISFIISWIIPIALFWALGRILSKRMIGGMNALSFGKSGAKIVASESTGVTFEDVAGEEEAKEALKEIVDFLEHPGKYASIGAKLPKGALLVGPPGTGKTLLAKAVAGEAKVPFFSISGSEFVEMFVGMGAAKVRDLFKQANEKAPCIVFIDEIDTIGKKRDTGAGIGGNDEREQTLNQLLTEMDGFDGKKGVVILAATNRPESLDPALLRPGRFDRRIPVELPDVGGREAILRVHSKGIRMADNIDLKAVARATSGASGAELANIINEAALRAVRLGRDTVTQDDLMESVETVIAGYQRKNAVLSENEKKIVSYHEIGHALVASLQTNSAPVTKITIIPRTSGALGYTMQVDEDEHYLMSREELYNKIVTLTGGQAAEQLVFHSITTGASNDIEKATRLARGMITRYGMGDFGMVALETLNSQYLGQDTSLACSPAFAEKVDEQVVALVEEARKKADSILREHEDKLHELAAYLLNKETITGEEFMSILKADDQKP
- a CDS encoding Hsp20/alpha crystallin family protein; amino-acid sequence: MSTYLPSVFGENLMDVFDDLDGNFFRGFTRPEHVLYGRNAQHMMKTDVKETDEGYEVDVDLPGFKKEEIKLNLENGYLTIATEKALEKKQENKKGKVLRQERYTGTMQRSFYVGETVTEEDIKAKYENGVLSLTIPKKEQQKVNEKKQILIEG